One Vicinamibacteria bacterium genomic region harbors:
- the queC gene encoding 7-cyano-7-deazaguanine synthase QueC, whose translation MSSLAVVCVSGGMDSALTAAIAARDHRLAFLHGNYGQRTEGKELLCFHQLADHFRAEGRLVVDFQDLRAIGGSSLTDRAIPVREGSPVAGTIPTSYVPFRNAHLLAAATSWAEVLGAGAIFVGAVWEDSSGYPDCRPAFYRAFAEAIRLGTRPETEIRIVTPVISLSKAEIVSRGLALAVPFEKTWSCYQAEDAACGTCESCILRRRGFAAAGAVDPIPYRTPAPA comes from the coding sequence TTGAGCTCCCTGGCCGTGGTCTGCGTGAGCGGGGGGATGGACTCCGCCCTGACCGCGGCCATCGCGGCCCGGGACCACCGGCTCGCTTTCCTGCACGGCAACTATGGCCAGCGCACGGAGGGGAAGGAACTCCTCTGCTTCCACCAGCTGGCCGACCATTTCCGGGCGGAGGGACGCTTGGTCGTGGACTTCCAGGACCTGCGCGCCATCGGGGGGAGCAGCCTGACCGACCGCGCGATTCCCGTGCGCGAGGGGTCCCCGGTGGCCGGGACGATCCCCACCTCCTACGTCCCCTTCCGGAATGCCCATCTCCTGGCCGCCGCGACCTCCTGGGCCGAGGTGCTGGGGGCGGGGGCCATCTTCGTGGGGGCGGTGTGGGAGGATTCCTCCGGCTATCCCGACTGCCGGCCGGCGTTCTACCGCGCCTTCGCGGAGGCCATCCGCCTGGGGACCCGGCCCGAGACCGAGATCCGCATCGTCACCCCCGTGATCTCCCTCTCCAAGGCTGAGATCGTCAGCCGGGGGCTGGCCCTGGCCGTCCCCTTCGAGAAAACCTGGTCCTGCTACCAGGCCGAGGACGCGGCTTGCGGGACCTGCGAGTCCTGCATCCTGCGGCGGCGGGGCTTCGCGGCGGCGGGGGCGGTCGACCCCATCCCCTACCGCACCCCCGCCCCGGCGTGA
- a CDS encoding DivIVA domain-containing protein, translating to MKISPMDIQRQTFARKLRGFDREEVRTYLSLVAEEVAALQRDRDTFEQQVQQLHGLMDEHREREVILKNTLLTAQRVSEEIRDNARKQSESVVHEAELQADRLLELAQDRAHEVERGILDLRGQRSSLRTDIRALITRLTHLLDLQEEAELEDNLRFLKRREEAQ from the coding sequence ATGAAGATCTCGCCCATGGACATCCAGCGGCAGACCTTCGCCCGCAAGCTCCGGGGGTTCGACCGCGAGGAGGTCCGCACCTACCTGAGCCTGGTGGCGGAGGAAGTGGCGGCGCTGCAGCGCGACCGGGACACCTTCGAGCAGCAGGTCCAGCAACTGCACGGGCTCATGGACGAGCACCGTGAGCGTGAGGTCATCCTCAAGAACACCCTCCTCACCGCGCAGAGGGTCTCCGAGGAGATTCGCGACAACGCGCGCAAGCAATCGGAGAGCGTGGTGCACGAAGCGGAGTTGCAGGCGGACCGACTTCTGGAGCTGGCCCAGGACCGGGCCCACGAGGTCGAGCGGGGAATCCTGGACTTGCGGGGCCAGCGGAGCTCCCTCCGCACCGACATCCGGGCCCTCATCACGCGGCTCACCCACCTCCTCGACCTCCAGGAGGAGGCCGAGCTGGAGGACAACCTCCGCTTCCTCAAGCGCCGCGAGGAGGCCCAGTAG
- a CDS encoding tetratricopeptide repeat protein — MKRILEACGLLLCFALLGTPARAQTGSARGRVANDQGQPIVEAKVEIEFTGGLTRKYETKTNKKGEFIQVGMPPGTYKVTVNKEGYQGSFIELKINLGDPTQVPDFKLKALSAAQSQAQKAASGGGQDDVGASFKKAVELARAGQYDEAEAAYKELLAKDPSIPEVQYNLGLLYRRKKDVPAAEAAFLKAIELRPGYPAAYLELSNTYQNSGQLAKAVELMTKIAADNPGDAKLQFGLGEAAFNSGKYDEAGAAFQKAGQLDPSLPEVYYYLGTLAVTQNKVAEAVANLEKYLSMNPQNEQFVATAKGLLGALKPSKK, encoded by the coding sequence ATGAAGCGCATTCTCGAGGCGTGTGGGCTCCTGCTTTGTTTTGCTCTCCTGGGTACCCCGGCCCGCGCCCAGACGGGGAGTGCCCGCGGTCGGGTTGCGAACGACCAGGGGCAGCCAATCGTCGAGGCCAAGGTCGAAATCGAATTCACGGGCGGGTTGACCCGCAAGTACGAGACCAAGACGAACAAGAAGGGCGAGTTCATCCAGGTCGGCATGCCCCCCGGAACCTACAAGGTCACGGTGAACAAGGAGGGCTACCAGGGCTCTTTCATCGAGTTGAAGATCAACCTGGGCGATCCCACCCAGGTCCCGGATTTCAAGCTGAAGGCGCTGTCCGCGGCACAGTCCCAGGCCCAGAAGGCGGCGTCGGGAGGCGGGCAGGACGACGTGGGGGCCTCCTTCAAGAAAGCGGTGGAGCTGGCTCGGGCCGGCCAATACGATGAGGCCGAAGCCGCTTACAAGGAGCTCCTGGCCAAAGACCCCTCGATTCCCGAGGTGCAATACAACTTGGGCCTTCTCTATCGCCGTAAGAAGGACGTGCCCGCCGCGGAGGCCGCGTTCTTGAAGGCCATCGAACTCCGGCCGGGGTACCCCGCGGCCTACCTCGAGCTCTCGAACACCTATCAGAACAGCGGTCAGCTGGCGAAGGCGGTGGAGCTGATGACGAAGATCGCCGCCGACAACCCCGGCGACGCCAAGCTCCAATTCGGCCTGGGTGAGGCTGCCTTCAACTCCGGAAAGTACGACGAGGCCGGCGCCGCTTTCCAGAAGGCCGGCCAGCTCGACCCCTCGCTGCCCGAGGTCTACTACTATCTCGGGACCCTGGCCGTGACCCAGAACAAAGTGGCGGAGGCGGTCGCCAACCTCGAGAAATATCTCTCCATGAATCCGCAGAACGAGCAGTTCGTGGCCACCGCCAAAGGCTTGCTCGGCGCCCTCAAGCCCAGCAAGAAGTGA
- a CDS encoding radical SAM protein, with protein sequence MLTVNEVFFSIQGEGTRTGRPSVFVRLTGCPLRCVWCDTAYAFHEGTRRSEDDLLREIAQHPCRLLTLTGGEPLSQPPAFPFVTRLLDEGWEVLIETSGHVPLDALDARAVAIMDVKTPGSGEVHRMEWRNLDLLKPKDEVKFVINGRSDYEWSRDLVQQRRLAGRCVVLFSPVHGIVDPGELGRWILADGLPVRLQVQLHKYLWPGVERGV encoded by the coding sequence ATGCTGACCGTCAACGAGGTGTTCTTCTCGATCCAGGGCGAGGGAACCCGCACGGGAAGACCCTCTGTGTTCGTGCGCCTCACCGGCTGCCCGCTCCGCTGCGTGTGGTGCGACACCGCCTACGCGTTCCACGAGGGCACCCGGCGGTCGGAGGACGATCTGCTGCGGGAGATTGCGCAGCACCCCTGCCGCCTCCTGACCCTCACGGGGGGGGAGCCGCTCTCCCAGCCCCCCGCCTTCCCGTTCGTGACCCGCCTCCTCGACGAGGGCTGGGAGGTCCTCATCGAGACCTCGGGCCACGTGCCCCTCGACGCCCTGGACGCGCGGGCGGTGGCCATCATGGACGTCAAGACGCCGGGCTCGGGCGAAGTCCACCGGATGGAATGGCGGAACCTGGACCTCCTGAAGCCGAAGGACGAGGTGAAGTTCGTGATCAACGGGCGCAGCGACTACGAGTGGTCCCGCGACCTCGTGCAGCAGCGACGGCTCGCTGGCCGCTGCGTCGTTCTCTTCTCGCCCGTCCACGGCATCGTGGACCCGGGGGAGCTGGGGCGGTGGATCCTCGCCGACGGCCTCCCCGTGCGCCTGCAGGTACAGCTCCACAAGTACCTCTGGCCGGGGGTGGAGAGGGGCGTTTGA
- a CDS encoding YggS family pyridoxal phosphate-dependent enzyme, with translation MIADRVAAVRERIHRAAARAGRSPDDVVLVAVTKTHPPEVVREAFAAGLRDFGENRVQEAEEKVQALAELRTAGIRWHLVGHLQSNKARKAVPLFDLVHSLDDAELGRRLDRIGSDEARVVRTLVQVDLAGEGTKSGLPEAALLPTLEALRGLPSLRIEGLMVLPPFSEDPERTRPYFRRLRELRDRARAQSLLSGTDLSMGMSHDFEVAIEEGATLVRVGTELFGERKPA, from the coding sequence GTGATCGCCGACCGCGTCGCCGCCGTCCGGGAGCGCATCCACCGGGCGGCCGCGCGCGCGGGCCGCTCTCCCGACGACGTCGTGCTCGTGGCCGTCACCAAGACCCATCCCCCGGAAGTCGTGCGCGAGGCCTTCGCGGCCGGGCTCCGCGATTTCGGAGAGAACCGGGTCCAAGAGGCGGAGGAGAAAGTCCAGGCCTTGGCCGAGCTGCGTACGGCGGGGATCCGCTGGCACTTGGTGGGCCATCTCCAGTCCAACAAGGCCCGCAAGGCGGTTCCCCTCTTCGACCTCGTGCACTCCCTGGACGACGCCGAGCTCGGGCGGCGTCTGGACCGCATCGGGAGCGACGAAGCTCGCGTCGTACGCACCCTGGTGCAAGTGGACCTGGCGGGCGAGGGGACGAAGAGCGGCCTTCCGGAGGCCGCTCTCCTGCCCACCCTCGAGGCTCTGCGGGGCCTGCCCTCCCTGCGCATCGAGGGCCTCATGGTCCTCCCCCCCTTTTCGGAGGACCCGGAGCGGACCCGCCCCTACTTCCGCCGGCTGCGCGAGCTCAGGGACCGGGCCCGCGCCCAGTCGCTCCTCTCCGGCACGGACCTCTCCATGGGCATGAGCCACGACTTCGAGGTGGCCATCGAGGAAGGGGCCACGCTCGTGCGCGTGGGCACGGAGCTTTTCGGGGAGCGAAAGCCAGCCTGA
- a CDS encoding 6-carboxytetrahydropterin synthase: MIRARPPPAGGLQPAPEGVILGVRGLPWSLKTETPLFEVAYETTFCATHVLTEGGRPIEPVHGHDWRVEAVAAGERLDGIGVVVDFEHLKRAVGEVAARFHYKDINAHPAFAGQSPSAEAVARYFFQEVRQGLGPEGKQLRRVRVWEAPGCSATYYE; the protein is encoded by the coding sequence ATGATACGCGCACGCCCGCCTCCCGCGGGCGGGTTGCAACCTGCCCCCGAAGGCGTCATCTTGGGGGTGCGCGGCCTTCCCTGGTCACTGAAGACGGAGACGCCCTTGTTCGAAGTCGCTTACGAGACGACGTTCTGCGCCACCCACGTGCTCACGGAGGGCGGACGGCCTATCGAGCCCGTGCACGGCCACGACTGGCGGGTCGAGGCGGTGGCGGCCGGAGAGCGCCTGGATGGGATCGGGGTGGTGGTGGACTTCGAGCACCTGAAGCGGGCGGTGGGTGAGGTGGCGGCCCGCTTCCACTACAAGGACATCAACGCTCATCCCGCCTTCGCCGGGCAAAGCCCGTCCGCGGAGGCCGTGGCCCGCTACTTCTTCCAGGAGGTGAGGCAGGGGCTGGGGCCGGAAGGGAAGCAACTGCGCCGCGTGCGGGTCTGGGAGGCCCCCGGCTGCAGCGCCACCTATTACGAATGA
- a CDS encoding DUF167 domain-containing protein: MLRVRVQPRASRPGVAGARAGALLVRVSAPPLEGAANEELLRLLGRELGVAPSAIRILRGAAGREKVLSVRGLTPEAVRARLCSVLGDARA; encoded by the coding sequence ATGCTCAGGGTGCGGGTCCAGCCGCGGGCCTCCCGGCCGGGGGTGGCCGGTGCGCGCGCGGGTGCCCTCCTGGTGCGGGTGTCCGCGCCTCCCCTGGAGGGTGCCGCCAACGAAGAGCTTCTGCGCCTGCTGGGCCGGGAGCTGGGGGTGGCACCCTCGGCCATCCGGATCCTCCGGGGGGCCGCCGGACGTGAGAAGGTCCTCTCCGTCCGGGGCCTGACCCCGGAGGCGGTCCGGGCCCGCCTGTGCTCGGTCCTGGGGGACGCGCGGGCGTGA
- a CDS encoding DMT family transporter, giving the protein MALRMPFRPPVQDLRRGALFMVGSAASFAAMGAAIKVASHELSIATVVFFRNAVGLAVLLPWLLPQGPAGLATRDLRGHLGRGLAGLGSMYFFFYAIARLRLADAVLLYQSTPLFLPLVERLWLGEPIPRRLAGVLAVGFLGILLILRPGSDVFSPAALAGLASALLAAVAQVGVRRLTRTEPAPRIVFYFGLIGSLVAAVPAAVAWTTPRQGLWSILLVIGVFATAGQLALTRAYAHAPAAQVGPFLYAGPVIAGVLDWWLWGTLPDRLFVAGALIVVTAAVLALRGGNGSGETAP; this is encoded by the coding sequence ATGGCCCTCCGCATGCCCTTCCGCCCTCCGGTCCAGGACCTAAGGCGAGGTGCCCTTTTCATGGTGGGCTCGGCGGCGTCCTTTGCGGCCATGGGCGCGGCCATCAAGGTCGCGTCCCACGAGCTCTCCATCGCCACCGTCGTCTTCTTCCGCAACGCGGTGGGCCTGGCCGTCCTCCTCCCCTGGCTGCTCCCCCAGGGGCCGGCCGGCCTCGCGACCCGCGACCTGCGCGGCCATCTCGGGCGGGGCCTGGCCGGCCTGGGGTCGATGTACTTCTTCTTCTACGCCATCGCCCGCCTCCGGCTCGCCGACGCCGTATTGCTGTACCAATCCACGCCCCTCTTCCTGCCCCTGGTGGAGAGACTCTGGCTGGGAGAGCCCATCCCGCGGCGCCTCGCGGGGGTACTGGCGGTCGGATTCCTGGGAATCCTGCTCATCCTGCGACCCGGCTCGGACGTTTTTTCCCCCGCCGCCCTGGCGGGCCTTGCTTCCGCCCTCCTGGCCGCGGTGGCCCAGGTAGGCGTACGTCGGCTGACGCGAACCGAACCCGCCCCCCGCATCGTCTTTTACTTCGGCCTCATCGGCAGCTTGGTCGCGGCGGTGCCCGCGGCCGTGGCCTGGACGACACCCCGCCAAGGCCTCTGGAGCATCCTTCTTGTCATCGGCGTCTTCGCCACCGCCGGCCAGCTCGCCCTGACCCGCGCCTATGCCCACGCCCCCGCTGCCCAGGTGGGCCCGTTCCTCTACGCCGGCCCCGTCATCGCGGGGGTCCTCGACTGGTGGCTCTGGGGCACCCTCCCTGACCGCTTGTTCGTGGCGGGCGCGCTCATCGTGGTCACGGCCGCGGTCCTGGCCCTGCGCGGTGGGAACGGGTCGGGAGAGACGGCCCCCTGA
- a CDS encoding rhomboid family intramembrane serine protease — protein sequence MRSVRALSGNFYVLGGRVPVVVALLIGLTFGGSILGAVSLRNGLPLLETAVLFPERVFAGEVWRLLSWVFFETDPLSLIFACLGLWWFGRDLTGAWGPVRFLAVYLGLAVATGGATCLVAKLLSPGLTGVVAVGPWALVTALIIAWAVLHPNQDVLVYFVLPLRGRTLIYATVGGTVLFALFYGVNRYLPHFIAQGLMLVYIRQSLRRLWLKFRLALQQRSSRRRSSYIRPVDRSDRSEPPRWLH from the coding sequence ATGCGGTCGGTACGGGCCTTGAGCGGAAACTTCTATGTCCTGGGGGGCCGGGTGCCGGTGGTGGTCGCCCTGCTCATCGGCCTCACCTTTGGCGGCTCCATCCTGGGCGCGGTGAGCCTGCGCAACGGCCTGCCCCTGCTGGAGACGGCCGTGCTCTTCCCGGAGCGGGTGTTCGCGGGAGAGGTCTGGCGGCTCCTGAGCTGGGTCTTTTTCGAGACCGACCCCCTGTCCCTCATCTTTGCCTGCTTGGGCCTCTGGTGGTTTGGCCGCGACCTGACGGGGGCCTGGGGGCCGGTCCGCTTCCTGGCCGTGTACCTGGGGCTGGCCGTGGCCACCGGGGGCGCCACCTGCCTTGTGGCCAAGCTGCTCTCTCCGGGCCTGACCGGCGTCGTCGCGGTTGGTCCCTGGGCTCTAGTGACGGCCCTGATCATCGCCTGGGCCGTACTCCACCCAAATCAAGACGTGCTCGTTTACTTCGTGCTGCCCCTCCGCGGCCGGACCCTGATCTATGCCACGGTCGGCGGGACGGTACTCTTCGCGCTCTTCTATGGAGTGAACCGCTATCTGCCCCATTTCATCGCCCAGGGGCTGATGCTCGTGTACATCCGCCAGTCGCTCCGTCGGCTCTGGTTGAAGTTTCGCCTCGCGTTGCAGCAGCGCTCCTCGCGGCGCCGCTCCTCGTACATCCGGCCCGTGGACCGCTCGGACCGCAGCGAGCCCCCCCGCTGGCTGCACTAG